A section of the Pseudomonas fluorescens genome encodes:
- a CDS encoding NUDIX domain-containing protein has product MTDSAKSTPNRIEVVQRDNAYQGFYKLDRVQLRHELFDGGMSPVINREVFVRHDAVCVLPYDPQRDEVVLIEQFRVGAMGRTDNPWLVEMVAGLIDKDEQPEEVAHREAEEEAGLTFCALWPITKYFPSPGGSTEFVHLFLGRCDSSGAGGIHGLAEEAEDIRVTAWAFEDALQAVRDGKISNAASIIALQWLALNRAEVRGLWQ; this is encoded by the coding sequence ATGACCGACAGTGCTAAATCGACGCCGAACAGAATTGAAGTGGTTCAGCGCGACAATGCCTACCAGGGCTTCTACAAGCTCGATCGTGTACAGCTGCGCCACGAGCTGTTCGACGGCGGCATGAGCCCGGTGATCAACCGAGAAGTCTTTGTGCGCCACGATGCCGTTTGCGTCCTGCCCTATGATCCGCAACGCGATGAAGTGGTCTTGATCGAGCAGTTCCGTGTGGGTGCCATGGGCCGCACCGACAACCCTTGGCTGGTGGAAATGGTCGCCGGCCTGATCGACAAGGACGAGCAACCGGAGGAGGTTGCGCACCGCGAAGCCGAGGAGGAAGCTGGGCTGACCTTCTGCGCGCTGTGGCCGATCACCAAGTATTTTCCGTCGCCGGGGGGCAGCACCGAATTCGTCCACCTGTTTTTGGGCCGTTGCGACAGTAGCGGTGCTGGCGGCATTCATGGCCTGGCCGAAGAAGCAGAAGATATCCGTGTCACCGCCTGGGCCTTCGAAGATGCCCTGCAAGCGGTACGCGACGGTAAGATTTCCAACGCAGCCAGCATTATCGCCCTGCAATGGCTTGCGCTTAATCGCGCGGAAGTGAGGGGGTTATGGCAGTAA
- the thiC gene encoding phosphomethylpyrimidine synthase ThiC, which produces MSTKLKNTVHLSESAKVDSGSVQPFTRSQKVYVQGTRPDIRVPMREVSLDVTPTDFGGEINAPVVVYDTSGPYTDPNVIIDVRKGLGDVRSPWIESRGDTERLPGLSSHFGQQRLSDAELTALRFAHVKNPRRAKAGANVTQMHYARQGIITAEMEYVAIRENMKLEEARAAGLLTQQHAGHSFGASVPKIITPEFVREEIARGRAIIPANINHTELEPMIIGRNFLVKINGNIGNSALGSSIEEEVAKLTWGIRWGSDTVMDLSTGKHIHETREWIIRNSPVPIGTVPIYQALEKVGGAAEDLTWELFRDTLIEQAEQGVDYFTIHAGVLLRYVPLTAKRVTGIVSRGGSIMAKWCLAHHKENFTYTHFDEICEIMKAYDVSFSLGDGLRPGSIADANDAAQFGELETLGELTKIAWKHDVQTMIEGPGHVPMQLIKENMDKQLECCDEAPFYTLGPLTTDIAPGYDHITSGIGAAMIGWFGCAMLCYVTPKEHLGLPNKDDVKTGIITYKIAAHAADLAKGHPGAQIRDNALSKARFEFRWEDQFNLGLDPDTARSYHDETLPKDSAKVAHFCSMCGPKFCSMKITQEVREYAANQRIEAVDVDVAKGLAEQAQRFKQEGSQLYKKV; this is translated from the coding sequence ATGAGTACAAAACTAAAAAACACCGTGCATTTGAGTGAGTCGGCCAAGGTTGACTCGGGATCCGTGCAGCCGTTTACCCGTTCGCAAAAAGTCTATGTGCAGGGCACTCGCCCGGATATTCGCGTGCCGATGCGCGAAGTCAGCCTTGACGTGACCCCCACCGATTTCGGTGGCGAGATCAATGCGCCCGTGGTGGTCTACGACACCTCCGGCCCGTACACCGACCCCAACGTGATTATTGACGTGCGCAAAGGCCTGGGCGATGTGCGCTCGCCGTGGATCGAATCCCGTGGCGACACCGAGCGCCTGCCGGGCCTGAGTTCGCACTTCGGCCAACAGCGCCTGAGCGACGCCGAGCTGACCGCCTTGCGCTTTGCCCACGTGAAAAACCCGCGCCGCGCCAAGGCTGGGGCCAACGTCACGCAAATGCATTACGCGCGCCAGGGCATCATCACCGCCGAGATGGAATACGTCGCCATCCGCGAAAACATGAAACTTGAAGAAGCCCGCGCCGCCGGCCTGCTGACCCAGCAACACGCCGGCCACAGCTTTGGCGCCAGCGTGCCGAAAATCATCACCCCGGAATTCGTGCGCGAAGAAATCGCCCGTGGCCGCGCCATCATCCCGGCCAACATCAACCACACCGAACTGGAACCGATGATCATCGGCCGTAACTTCCTGGTGAAGATCAACGGCAACATCGGCAACAGCGCCCTGGGTTCGTCCATCGAAGAAGAAGTGGCGAAACTGACCTGGGGCATTCGCTGGGGCTCGGACACGGTGATGGACCTGTCCACCGGCAAGCACATCCACGAAACCCGCGAGTGGATCATCCGCAACTCGCCGGTACCGATCGGCACGGTGCCGATCTACCAGGCCCTGGAGAAAGTCGGCGGCGCTGCAGAAGACCTGACCTGGGAGCTGTTTCGCGACACCCTGATCGAACAGGCCGAGCAGGGCGTCGATTACTTCACCATCCACGCCGGCGTGTTGCTGCGCTATGTGCCGCTGACCGCCAAACGCGTCACCGGCATTGTGTCCCGTGGCGGCTCGATCATGGCCAAGTGGTGCCTGGCGCATCACAAAGAGAACTTCACCTACACCCATTTCGACGAAATCTGCGAAATCATGAAGGCCTATGATGTCAGCTTCTCCCTCGGCGACGGCTTGCGCCCGGGCTCGATTGCCGACGCCAACGACGCGGCGCAGTTCGGTGAGCTGGAAACCCTCGGCGAGCTGACCAAGATCGCCTGGAAGCACGATGTGCAAACCATGATCGAAGGCCCTGGCCATGTGCCGATGCAACTGATCAAAGAGAACATGGACAAACAGCTGGAGTGCTGCGACGAAGCGCCGTTCTACACCCTGGGCCCGCTGACCACCGATATTGCACCGGGCTACGACCACATCACCTCGGGCATCGGCGCGGCGATGATCGGCTGGTTCGGTTGCGCCATGCTGTGCTACGTCACGCCCAAGGAACACCTGGGCCTGCCGAACAAGGATGATGTGAAGACCGGGATTATCACCTACAAGATTGCGGCCCACGCGGCGGATTTGGCCAAGGGCCATCCAGGTGCGCAGATCCGCGACAATGCCTTGAGCAAGGCGCGGTTCGAGTTCCGTTGGGAAGACCAGTTCAACCTCGGCCTGGACCCGGATACCGCGCGCTCCTACCACGACGAAACCCTGCCCAAGGATTCGGCCAAGGTCGCGCATTTCTGTTCGATGTGCGGGCCGAAGTTCTGCTCGATGAAGATTACCCAGGAAGTGCGCGAGTACGCGGCCAACCAGCGTATTGAAGCGGTGGATGTGGATGTGGCCAAGGGCTTGGCCGAGCAGGCGCAGCGGTTCAAGCAGGAAGGCAGCCAGCTCTACAAAAAGGTCTGA
- a CDS encoding RsiV family protein, whose product MSLLKVASVACIALTLGACQSLFQPSYRAPLEATRDASEVVQPGCTTADCPLVNIDTVHFANEPKLDALIEQRLLEMTRTSPGTPLPASLNAYREKFLRESDPRNSMYLQAKVREQHDGLVIIELSSYLDTGGAHGEPGRGFINYSRQQQKNLTLADMLRPGKEDAFWKAAQVAHNSWLISTRLSLEPDYVKSWPFQKTPNVALTYGAVVLKYPTTTIAPYAMGHVELQIPYARLDGIIKPELVPARR is encoded by the coding sequence ATGTCGCTGTTAAAAGTCGCCTCCGTGGCCTGTATTGCCTTGACGCTCGGCGCTTGCCAGAGCCTGTTCCAACCCAGCTACCGTGCGCCGCTGGAAGCCACCCGCGACGCATCCGAAGTCGTGCAACCGGGCTGCACCACTGCCGATTGCCCACTGGTGAATATCGATACGGTGCATTTCGCCAACGAACCCAAGCTCGATGCATTGATCGAGCAACGCCTGCTGGAAATGACCCGCACTTCTCCCGGCACGCCACTGCCAGCATCACTGAATGCCTATCGGGAAAAATTCCTGCGCGAGTCCGATCCTCGCAACAGCATGTACTTGCAGGCCAAGGTACGGGAGCAGCATGACGGCTTGGTGATCATCGAACTGTCCAGCTACCTGGACACCGGCGGCGCCCATGGCGAACCGGGCCGCGGCTTCATCAACTACTCGCGCCAACAGCAGAAAAACCTGACCCTGGCGGACATGCTGCGCCCCGGCAAGGAAGACGCGTTCTGGAAAGCCGCCCAGGTGGCCCACAACAGTTGGCTGATCAGCACCCGCCTGAGCCTGGAACCGGACTACGTGAAAAGCTGGCCCTTCCAGAAAACCCCGAACGTGGCGCTGACCTATGGCGCCGTGGTGCTCAAGTACCCTACGACCACCATTGCGCCCTACGCCATGGGCCACGTGGAGTTGCAGATTCCCTATGCGCGCCTCGACGGCATCATCAAGCCTGAGCTGGTGCCCGCGCGCCGCTGA
- a CDS encoding TolC family outer membrane protein: MLRKLSLALAVSCATNGMVWAAEAPLSTKTDLVSVYQEAVDNNADLAAARAQYGAQKEVVPQARAGLLPNLSAGADVNNVRTQIDSPSATANRDAHTWRATLSQPLFRADRWFQLQAAEAVNEQAALQLSATEQELILQSAENYFAVLRAQDNLASTKAEEAAFKRQLDQSNERFDVGLSDKTDVLQSQASYDTARANRILAQRQVDDAFEALITLTNRQYNAIQGIVHTLPVLPPAPNDAKAWVDTAGRQNLNLLASNYAVTAAEETLKQRKAGHAPTLDAVAQYEKGDNDALGFSNPNAFGRPYGGDVERRTIGLRLNIPLYSGGLTSSQVRESYSRLGQTEQQREGLRRQVVENTRNLHRAVNTDVEQVQARRQSIISNQSAVEATEIGYQVGTRNIVDVLDAQRQLYTSVRNYNNSRYDYILDNLRLKQAAGTLNPGDLQDLARYLKADYNPDKDFLPPDLAKAAAEQLKARPGN; encoded by the coding sequence ATGCTGCGCAAACTTTCACTGGCTCTTGCCGTGTCTTGTGCGACCAATGGAATGGTCTGGGCAGCAGAAGCGCCCTTGTCGACCAAAACCGACCTGGTCAGCGTCTACCAGGAAGCCGTGGACAACAACGCCGACCTGGCCGCCGCCCGTGCCCAATACGGCGCGCAGAAAGAAGTGGTGCCCCAGGCCCGTGCCGGCTTGCTGCCCAACCTCTCGGCCGGTGCCGACGTGAACAATGTACGCACCCAGATCGACAGCCCCTCGGCCACCGCCAATCGCGACGCCCACACCTGGCGTGCAACCCTGAGCCAGCCGTTGTTCCGTGCCGATCGCTGGTTCCAGTTGCAGGCCGCCGAAGCGGTCAATGAACAGGCTGCGCTGCAACTCTCGGCCACCGAGCAGGAACTGATCCTGCAAAGCGCGGAAAACTACTTCGCCGTACTGCGCGCCCAGGACAACCTGGCCTCGACCAAGGCCGAGGAAGCGGCCTTCAAGCGCCAGCTGGACCAGTCCAACGAGCGTTTCGACGTCGGCCTGTCGGACAAGACCGACGTGCTGCAATCCCAGGCCAGCTACGACACGGCGCGGGCCAACCGGATCCTCGCCCAGCGCCAGGTGGATGACGCGTTTGAAGCGCTGATCACCCTGACCAACCGCCAGTACAACGCGATCCAGGGGATTGTCCACACCCTGCCGGTGTTGCCGCCGGCGCCCAACGACGCCAAGGCCTGGGTCGACACCGCCGGGCGGCAGAACCTGAATCTGCTGGCCAGCAACTATGCGGTCACCGCCGCCGAAGAAACCCTCAAGCAGCGCAAGGCTGGCCATGCACCAACCCTGGACGCGGTGGCGCAATACGAGAAAGGCGACAACGACGCCCTCGGGTTCAGCAACCCCAACGCGTTCGGCCGGCCTTATGGTGGCGATGTGGAACGACGCACCATCGGCCTGCGCCTGAATATCCCGCTGTACAGCGGCGGCCTCACCAGCTCCCAGGTGCGTGAATCCTATTCGCGCCTGGGCCAGACCGAACAGCAGCGCGAAGGCCTGCGCCGCCAGGTGGTGGAAAACACCCGCAACCTGCACCGTGCGGTCAATACCGATGTGGAACAGGTACAGGCGCGCCGCCAGTCGATCATCTCCAACCAGAGCGCAGTGGAAGCCACGGAAATCGGTTACCAGGTGGGCACACGCAATATCGTCGACGTGCTCGACGCCCAGCGCCAGCTGTACACCTCGGTGCGCAACTACAACAACAGCCGCTACGACTACATCCTCGACAACCTGCGCCTGAAACAGGCAGCGGGGACGTTGAACCCGGGGGACTTGCAGGACCTGGCGCGGTACCTCAAGGCAGACTACAACCCCGACAAGGACTTCCTGCCGCCAGACCTGGCCAAGGCAGCGGCCGAACAACTGAAGGCCCGCCCCGGCAACTAA